Proteins encoded by one window of Clostridia bacterium:
- a CDS encoding phosphoglucosamine mutase: MNRLFGTDGVRGRANVELTPELALALGRAAAEVLGGGRAARPRFVIGRDTRASGPMLEHALVAGLLSAGADVTLLGVVSTPGVAYLTPALGADAGIVISASHNPAEYNGIKIIDGTGRKLPDDVEDRIEAAMRRDARPGAASGPTAIGAVGRDEASVARYVDHLVATVDVPVGRRKVVLDCGHGAAVRTAPDAFRKLGVDVVVLNDRPDGWNINDGCGSQHPEGLARAVVEQGAFAGFAFDGDADRCIAVDERGQVIDGDGILAMLALDLKARGRLPGDTVVATVMSNLGLERALQKAGIRLLRTQVGDRYVLEGMLGCGSRLGGEQSGHVILLDHATTGDGVLTALQVLAVAVRRGRELSELAGVVERLPQAQRNVRIPGGTKPAPESYADAVRAAEARLAGRGRVVVRPSGTEPVVRILVEGEDAKEVETTAAFLENAIAEAAARTAVEE; encoded by the coding sequence GTGAATCGATTGTTCGGAACGGACGGCGTGCGCGGGCGCGCCAACGTGGAGCTGACGCCGGAGCTGGCGCTGGCCCTGGGCCGCGCCGCCGCGGAAGTGCTGGGCGGGGGGCGCGCCGCGCGGCCGCGGTTCGTGATCGGGCGGGACACGCGCGCGTCCGGCCCCATGCTGGAGCACGCGCTGGTGGCCGGGCTGCTGTCCGCGGGCGCGGACGTCACGCTCCTGGGCGTCGTCTCGACCCCGGGCGTCGCCTACCTGACGCCCGCGCTGGGCGCGGACGCCGGCATCGTCATCTCCGCGTCGCACAATCCGGCGGAGTACAACGGCATCAAGATCATCGACGGCACGGGCCGCAAGCTGCCTGACGACGTGGAGGACCGCATCGAGGCGGCCATGCGGCGGGACGCGCGCCCGGGCGCCGCGTCCGGGCCGACCGCGATCGGCGCGGTGGGGCGGGACGAGGCGTCCGTCGCGCGTTACGTCGACCATCTCGTGGCGACGGTCGACGTGCCGGTCGGCCGCCGGAAGGTCGTGCTGGACTGCGGCCACGGCGCGGCCGTCCGCACGGCGCCGGACGCGTTCCGCAAGCTCGGAGTGGACGTCGTCGTGCTCAACGATCGCCCCGACGGGTGGAACATCAACGACGGCTGCGGCTCGCAGCACCCGGAGGGCCTGGCGCGCGCGGTCGTGGAGCAGGGCGCGTTCGCCGGCTTCGCCTTCGACGGCGACGCGGACCGCTGCATCGCCGTCGACGAGCGCGGCCAGGTGATCGACGGGGACGGGATCCTGGCCATGCTGGCGCTCGACCTGAAGGCCCGCGGACGGCTTCCGGGGGACACGGTCGTCGCCACGGTCATGAGCAATCTGGGTCTGGAGCGCGCCCTGCAGAAGGCCGGGATCCGGCTCTTGCGCACCCAGGTGGGGGACCGTTACGTTCTTGAGGGAATGCTCGGCTGCGGCAGCCGCCTTGGCGGCGAGCAATCCGGGCACGTGATTCTGCTGGACCACGCGACGACCGGCGACGGCGTCCTCACCGCGCTTCAGGTGCTGGCCGTCGCGGTGCGGCGGGGCCGGGAGCTCTCGGAGCTCGCGGGCGTCGTCGAGCGCCTGCCGCAGGCGCAGCGCAACGTGCGCATCCCGGGAGGCACAAAACCCGCGCCCGAATCCTATGCTGATGCTGTCCGCGCGGCGGAGGCCCGCCTCGCGGGGCGCGGGCGGGTTGTGGTCAGGCCCTCGGGCACGGAACCTGTCGTCCGGATCCTCGTCGAAGGAGAGGACGCGAAGGAGGTGGAAACGACGGCGGCATTCCTGGAGAACGCGATCGCTGAGGCCGCCGCGCGCACGGCCGTCGAGGAATGA